In Cuculus canorus isolate bCucCan1 chromosome 9, bCucCan1.pri, whole genome shotgun sequence, the following are encoded in one genomic region:
- the DGKD gene encoding diacylglycerol kinase delta isoform X3 has product MEDWIAALKTVQNREHFESTQYSMDHFSGMHNWYACSHARPTYCNVCREALSGVTSHGLSCEVCKFKAHKRCAVRATNNCKWTTLASIGKDIIEDEDGISMPHQWLEGNLPVSAKCTVCDKTCGSVLRLQDWRCLWCKAMVHTACKELLPNKCPLGLCKVSVIPPTALNSIDSDGFWKATCPPSCTSPLLVFVNSKSGDNQGVKFLRRFKQLLNPAQVFDLMNGGPHLGLRLFQKFDTFRILVCGGDGSVGWVLSEIDSLNLHKQCQLGVLPLGTGNDLARVLGWGSACDDDTQLPQILEKLERASTKMLDRWSIMVYETKLPRQASTSTVTEDFSEDSEVQKILFYEDSVAAHLSKILTSDQHSVVISSAKVLCETVKDFVARVGKAYEKATESSEESEVMARKCSVLKEKLDSLLKTLNDESQASSSLPNPPPTIAEETEDGDGSGSTCDSSSERSVGSSCTARPQIFRPREQLMLRANSLKKAIRQIIEHAEKAVDEQNAQTQEQEGFLLSLSASEEGKELRNEDKISLQSSHSSSYGVSKGRSQRKVSKSPCERLINKGSLSLGSSASLPPQTGNRDNLPMLNTKILYPNIRAGMSGSLPGSSVISRLLIHADPFNSEPENLECYTEKCVMNNYFGIGLDAKISLDFNNKRDEHPEKCRSRTKNMMWYGVLGTKELLHRTYKNLEQKVLLECDGRPIPLPSLQGIAVLNIPSYAGGTNFWGGTKEDDTFTAPSFDDKILEVVAVFGSMQMAVSRVINLQHHRIAQCRTVKIAILGEEGVPVQVDGEAWIQPPGYIWIVHKNRAQTLTRDRAFESTLKSWEDKQKCELSRPSSFSLQPEIMSEEESTQINQFGQAAGALIHSIREIAQSYQDMEQELAHAVNASSKSMDKVYAKSKSTEGLNCSLVVEMVNNVKALHNETELLLAGKMALQLDPPQKEQLQAALANMDLQLRKLADIPWLWQLMEPCDEENQMLDYSKRSRSGKFRLVTKFKKEKNNKNKETHSSMGLPVHLWGTEEVAAWLEHLSLCEYKDIFIRHDVRGSELLHLERRDLKDLGVTKVGHMKRILHGIKELSRSTPASEV; this is encoded by the exons ATGGAAGATTGGATTGCAGCACTGAAGACTGTACAGAACCGTGAACATTTTGAG TCTACCCAGTACAGCATGGACCATTTCTCAGGGATGCATAACTGGTACGCCTGCTCACATGCTCGGCCGACCTACTGCAATGTGTGTCGGGAGGCATTATCCGGAGTCACCTCACATGGGCTCTCCTGTGAAG TGTGCAAGTTTAAAGCTCACAAGCGGTGTGCTGTGCGAGCAACTAATAATTGCAAGTGGACAACTCTGGCCTCTATCGGGAAGGATATCATTGAGGATGAAGATGGG ATCTCGATGCCACATCAGTGGTTGGAGGGAAACCTGCCCGTGAGTGCCAAATGCACTGTGTGTGATAAAACCTGTGGCAGTGTCCTACGTTTGCAAGACTGGCGCTGCCTTTGGTGCAAAGCCATG GTACACACGGCATGTAAAGAGTTGTTGCCAAACAAGTGCCCTCTTGGGCTGTGCAAAGTATCTGTCATTCCTCCTACTGCTCTTAACAGCATTGATTCTGATG GTTTCTGGAAAGCTACTTGTCCCCCTTCTTGCACAAGCCCTTTGTTGGTCTTTGTCAACTCCAAAAGTGGAGACAACCAAGGTGTAAAATTTCTGCGAAGATTCAAACAGCTTCTGAATCCAGCCCAGGTCTTTGACCTCATGAATGGAGGACCTCATCTTGG tTTACGCTTATTCCAAAAATTTGACACTTTCCGGATTCTGGTTTGTGGTGGGGACGGAAGTGTTGGCTGGGTTCTCTCCGAAATCGATAGCCTCAATCTTCACAAGCAG TGCCAGCTGGGAGTGCTGCCCTTGGGCACAGGGAATGACCTTGCCCGGGTGTTAGGCTGGGGTTCTGCTTGTGATGACGATACCCAGCTCCCACAGATCTTGGAGAAGCTGGAAAGGGCCAGTACCAAAATGCTGGACAG GTGGAGCATCATGGTGTACGAAACCAAACTCCCTCGCCAGGCCTCCACTTCCACAGTCACTGAAGATTTCAGTGAGGATTCTGAG GTGCAGAAGATTCTCTTCTATGAAGACTCCGTGGCTGCTCATTTGTCCAAAATTTTGACTTCTGACCAACACTCAGTGGTCATCTCCTCAGCCAA GGTGCTTTGTGAGACAGTGAAGGATTTTGTGGCTCGTGTAGGGAAAGCCTATGAGAAGGCAACGGAAAGTTCAGAGGAATCAGAAGTCATGGCCAGAAAG TGCTCTGTTCTGAAGGAGAAGCTGGACTCATTGTTGAAGACACTGAATGATGAATCTCAAGCATCCTCATCCCTGCCAAACCCTCCTCCCACCATCGCTGAGGAAACCGAAGATGGTGATGGGTCAGGCAGCACTTGCGATTCTTCTAGTGAGCGGTCGGTGGGCTCATCATGTACTGCACGGCCCCAGATATTTCGCCCTCGGGAACAGCTGATGTTGAGAGCCAACAGCTTGAAAAAAGCCATTCGTCAAATAATAGAGCATGCAGAAAAAG CTGTAGATGAGCAGAATGCACAGACCCAGGAGCAAGAGGGCTTCCTCCTTAGTCTCTCAGCCTCTGAAGAGGGCAAGGAGCTGAGGAACGAGGATAAAATCTCTCTGCAGTcatcacacagcagcagctatGGAGTGTCCAAAGGGAGGAGCCAGCGGAAAG TGTCCAAGTCTCCTTGCGAAAGACTAATAAACAAAGGAAGTTTGTCGCTGGGCAGCTCTGCATCTCTTCCTCCCCAGACAGGAAACCGGGACAACTTGCCAATGCTGAACACAAAAATCCTCTACCCAA ATATCCGTGCTGGCATGTCTGGTTCTTTGCCTGGGAGCTCTGTCATAAGCCGATTGTTGATCCATGCTGATCCCTTTAACTCTGAGCCTGAAAATCT TGAATGTTATACAGAGAAATGTGTCATGAATAATTACTTTGGGATTGGACTGGATGCAAAGATTTCTTTGGACTTCAACAACAAACGTGATGAGCACCCAGAGAAATGCAG AAGTCGTACTAAAAACATGATGTGGTACGGAGTATTGGGGACCAAGGAGCTGCTACACAGAACGTATAAAAACCTGGAGCAGAAAGTCTTGCTTGAG tgTGATGGGAGGCCAATCCCTTTGCCCAGTCTCCAGGGAATTGCCGTACTCAACATTCCCAGCTACGCAGGAGGCACCAACTTCTGGGGAGGGACCAAGGAAGATGAT ACATTTACAGCCCCCTCCTTTGATGACAAGATTTTGGAGGTAGTTGCAGTGTTTGGGAGCATGCAGATGGCAGTGTCACGAGTGATCAACCTACAGCACCATCGCATTGCACAG TGTCGGACGGTGAAGATAGCAATTCTGGGAGAAGAGGGAGTTCCCGTGCAAGTGGATGGAGAAGCCTGGATCCAGCCTCCAGGTTACATTTGGATTGTTCATAAGAACAGAGCACAGACCCTCACCCGAGACAGG GCATTTGAGAGCACCCTGAAGTCCTGGGAGGACAAACAGAAGTGTGAGTTGTCCCGACCGTCCTCTTTCTCTCTACAACCAGAGATCATGTCTGAAGAAGAATCCACACAGATCAACCAATTTGGTCAAGCTGCAGGTGCTCTGATTCACAG CATTCGGGAAATAGCCCAGTCCTATCAGGACATGGAACAGGAGCTTGCCCATGCTGTCAATGCCAGCTCCAAGTCTATGGACAAAGTCTACGCTAAATCCAAGTCTACAGAG GGTCTGAACTGCAGCCTTGTTGTAGAGATGGTGAATAATGTCAAAGCCTTACATAAtgagacagagctgctgctggccgGCAAGATGGCGCTG CAATTAGATCCTCCACAgaaggagcagctccaggcagcCCTGGCAAACATGGACCtccagctgaggaaactggcaGACATCCCTTGGCTGTGGCAGCTCATGGAGCCCTGCGATGAGGAG AACCAGATGCTGGATTATTCTAAACGCAGCCGCAGTGGCAAATTCCGGCTGGTGACCAAgtttaaaaaggagaagaacaacaaaaataaggAGACTCATAGTAGCATGGGACTGCCGG TTCACCTCTGGGGAACGGAGGAGGTTGCGGCCTGGCTTGAGCATCTCAGTCTTTGTGAGTATAAGGATATCTTCATCCGACATGACGTCCGGGGCTCTGAGCTCCTGCACCTCGAACGGAGGGACCTCAAG
- the DGKD gene encoding diacylglycerol kinase delta isoform X2: MLMKQTSSFQRWKRRYFKLRGRTLYYAKTAKSIIFDEVDLTDASVAESSTKNVNNSFTIITPCRKLILCADNRKEMEDWIAALKTVQNREHFESTQYSMDHFSGMHNWYACSHARPTYCNVCREALSGVTSHGLSCEVCKFKAHKRCAVRATNNCKWTTLASIGKDIIEDEDGISMPHQWLEGNLPVSAKCTVCDKTCGSVLRLQDWRCLWCKAMVHTACKELLPNKCPLGLCKVSVIPPTALNSIDSDGFWKATCPPSCTSPLLVFVNSKSGDNQGVKFLRRFKQLLNPAQVFDLMNGGPHLGLRLFQKFDTFRILVCGGDGSVGWVLSEIDSLNLHKQCQLGVLPLGTGNDLARVLGWGSACDDDTQLPQILEKLERASTKMLDRWSIMVYETKLPRQASTSTVTEDFSEDSEVQKILFYEDSVAAHLSKILTSDQHSVVISSAKVLCETVKDFVARVGKAYEKATESSEESEVMARKCSVLKEKLDSLLKTLNDESQASSSLPNPPPTIAEETEDGDGSGSTCDSSSERSVGSSCTARPQIFRPREQLMLRANSLKKAIRQIIEHAEKAVDEQNAQTQEQEGFLLSLSASEEGKELRNEDKISLQSSHSSSYGVSKGRSQRKVSKSPCERLINKGSLSLGSSASLPPQTGNRDNLPMLNTKILYPNIRAGMSGSLPGSSVISRLLIHADPFNSEPENLECYTEKCVMNNYFGIGLDAKISLDFNNKRDEHPEKCRSRTKNMMWYGVLGTKELLHRTYKNLEQKVLLECDGRPIPLPSLQGIAVLNIPSYAGGTNFWGGTKEDDTFTAPSFDDKILEVVAVFGSMQMAVSRVINLQHHRIAQCRTVKIAILGEEGVPVQVDGEAWIQPPGYIWIVHKNRAQTLTRDRAFESTLKSWEDKQKCELSRPSSFSLQPEIMSEEESTQINQFGQAAGALIHSIREIAQSYQDMEQELAHAVNASSKSMDKVYAKSKSTEGLNCSLVVEMVNNVKALHNETELLLAGKMALQLDPPQKEQLQAALANMDLQLRKLADIPWLWQLMEPCDEENQMLDYSKRSRSGKFRLVTKFKKEKNNKNKETHSSMGLPVHLWGTEEVAAWLEHLSLCEYKDIFIRHDVRGSELLHLERRDLKDLGVTKVGHMKRILHGIKELSRSTPASEV; the protein is encoded by the exons ATTATCACTCCATGTCGGAAGCTCATCCTTTGCGCTGATAACAGAAAAGAGATGGAAGATTGGATTGCAGCACTGAAGACTGTACAGAACCGTGAACATTTTGAG TCTACCCAGTACAGCATGGACCATTTCTCAGGGATGCATAACTGGTACGCCTGCTCACATGCTCGGCCGACCTACTGCAATGTGTGTCGGGAGGCATTATCCGGAGTCACCTCACATGGGCTCTCCTGTGAAG TGTGCAAGTTTAAAGCTCACAAGCGGTGTGCTGTGCGAGCAACTAATAATTGCAAGTGGACAACTCTGGCCTCTATCGGGAAGGATATCATTGAGGATGAAGATGGG ATCTCGATGCCACATCAGTGGTTGGAGGGAAACCTGCCCGTGAGTGCCAAATGCACTGTGTGTGATAAAACCTGTGGCAGTGTCCTACGTTTGCAAGACTGGCGCTGCCTTTGGTGCAAAGCCATG GTACACACGGCATGTAAAGAGTTGTTGCCAAACAAGTGCCCTCTTGGGCTGTGCAAAGTATCTGTCATTCCTCCTACTGCTCTTAACAGCATTGATTCTGATG GTTTCTGGAAAGCTACTTGTCCCCCTTCTTGCACAAGCCCTTTGTTGGTCTTTGTCAACTCCAAAAGTGGAGACAACCAAGGTGTAAAATTTCTGCGAAGATTCAAACAGCTTCTGAATCCAGCCCAGGTCTTTGACCTCATGAATGGAGGACCTCATCTTGG tTTACGCTTATTCCAAAAATTTGACACTTTCCGGATTCTGGTTTGTGGTGGGGACGGAAGTGTTGGCTGGGTTCTCTCCGAAATCGATAGCCTCAATCTTCACAAGCAG TGCCAGCTGGGAGTGCTGCCCTTGGGCACAGGGAATGACCTTGCCCGGGTGTTAGGCTGGGGTTCTGCTTGTGATGACGATACCCAGCTCCCACAGATCTTGGAGAAGCTGGAAAGGGCCAGTACCAAAATGCTGGACAG GTGGAGCATCATGGTGTACGAAACCAAACTCCCTCGCCAGGCCTCCACTTCCACAGTCACTGAAGATTTCAGTGAGGATTCTGAG GTGCAGAAGATTCTCTTCTATGAAGACTCCGTGGCTGCTCATTTGTCCAAAATTTTGACTTCTGACCAACACTCAGTGGTCATCTCCTCAGCCAA GGTGCTTTGTGAGACAGTGAAGGATTTTGTGGCTCGTGTAGGGAAAGCCTATGAGAAGGCAACGGAAAGTTCAGAGGAATCAGAAGTCATGGCCAGAAAG TGCTCTGTTCTGAAGGAGAAGCTGGACTCATTGTTGAAGACACTGAATGATGAATCTCAAGCATCCTCATCCCTGCCAAACCCTCCTCCCACCATCGCTGAGGAAACCGAAGATGGTGATGGGTCAGGCAGCACTTGCGATTCTTCTAGTGAGCGGTCGGTGGGCTCATCATGTACTGCACGGCCCCAGATATTTCGCCCTCGGGAACAGCTGATGTTGAGAGCCAACAGCTTGAAAAAAGCCATTCGTCAAATAATAGAGCATGCAGAAAAAG CTGTAGATGAGCAGAATGCACAGACCCAGGAGCAAGAGGGCTTCCTCCTTAGTCTCTCAGCCTCTGAAGAGGGCAAGGAGCTGAGGAACGAGGATAAAATCTCTCTGCAGTcatcacacagcagcagctatGGAGTGTCCAAAGGGAGGAGCCAGCGGAAAG TGTCCAAGTCTCCTTGCGAAAGACTAATAAACAAAGGAAGTTTGTCGCTGGGCAGCTCTGCATCTCTTCCTCCCCAGACAGGAAACCGGGACAACTTGCCAATGCTGAACACAAAAATCCTCTACCCAA ATATCCGTGCTGGCATGTCTGGTTCTTTGCCTGGGAGCTCTGTCATAAGCCGATTGTTGATCCATGCTGATCCCTTTAACTCTGAGCCTGAAAATCT TGAATGTTATACAGAGAAATGTGTCATGAATAATTACTTTGGGATTGGACTGGATGCAAAGATTTCTTTGGACTTCAACAACAAACGTGATGAGCACCCAGAGAAATGCAG AAGTCGTACTAAAAACATGATGTGGTACGGAGTATTGGGGACCAAGGAGCTGCTACACAGAACGTATAAAAACCTGGAGCAGAAAGTCTTGCTTGAG tgTGATGGGAGGCCAATCCCTTTGCCCAGTCTCCAGGGAATTGCCGTACTCAACATTCCCAGCTACGCAGGAGGCACCAACTTCTGGGGAGGGACCAAGGAAGATGAT ACATTTACAGCCCCCTCCTTTGATGACAAGATTTTGGAGGTAGTTGCAGTGTTTGGGAGCATGCAGATGGCAGTGTCACGAGTGATCAACCTACAGCACCATCGCATTGCACAG TGTCGGACGGTGAAGATAGCAATTCTGGGAGAAGAGGGAGTTCCCGTGCAAGTGGATGGAGAAGCCTGGATCCAGCCTCCAGGTTACATTTGGATTGTTCATAAGAACAGAGCACAGACCCTCACCCGAGACAGG GCATTTGAGAGCACCCTGAAGTCCTGGGAGGACAAACAGAAGTGTGAGTTGTCCCGACCGTCCTCTTTCTCTCTACAACCAGAGATCATGTCTGAAGAAGAATCCACACAGATCAACCAATTTGGTCAAGCTGCAGGTGCTCTGATTCACAG CATTCGGGAAATAGCCCAGTCCTATCAGGACATGGAACAGGAGCTTGCCCATGCTGTCAATGCCAGCTCCAAGTCTATGGACAAAGTCTACGCTAAATCCAAGTCTACAGAG GGTCTGAACTGCAGCCTTGTTGTAGAGATGGTGAATAATGTCAAAGCCTTACATAAtgagacagagctgctgctggccgGCAAGATGGCGCTG CAATTAGATCCTCCACAgaaggagcagctccaggcagcCCTGGCAAACATGGACCtccagctgaggaaactggcaGACATCCCTTGGCTGTGGCAGCTCATGGAGCCCTGCGATGAGGAG AACCAGATGCTGGATTATTCTAAACGCAGCCGCAGTGGCAAATTCCGGCTGGTGACCAAgtttaaaaaggagaagaacaacaaaaataaggAGACTCATAGTAGCATGGGACTGCCGG TTCACCTCTGGGGAACGGAGGAGGTTGCGGCCTGGCTTGAGCATCTCAGTCTTTGTGAGTATAAGGATATCTTCATCCGACATGACGTCCGGGGCTCTGAGCTCCTGCACCTCGAACGGAGGGACCTCAAG